In Aegilops tauschii subsp. strangulata cultivar AL8/78 chromosome 3, Aet v6.0, whole genome shotgun sequence, one genomic interval encodes:
- the LOC109784114 gene encoding probable peptide/nitrate transporter At3g43790, with translation MHIIVGLVGLAGSRPGDCCGGVPFAAASAGDGEQVVVVGNPAVCPTVAASASDGRRSQVTISSAGGDEKSEAAAAVAAPPLLKGMKLCKKGCPGCRLDEINKTKTGIPYLNFCYIWIVCLCSTLPIHSLFPYLYFMIRDLKVAKQEQDIGFYAGFVGATYFLARTISAVPWGMFADKYGRKPCIVISILSVIIFNTLFGLSTTYWMAIVTRGLLGLLCGILGPIKAYASEVCRIEHQALGISLVTSSRAIAFVIGPAIGGFLSQPAKKYPNIFSDKSIFGRFPYFLPCFVISVLAAGACVACIWLPETLHMHHDDNVEAIDTMEAQVVDPNLVNVKGIQSRPGRFASTKSLLKNWQLMSAITLYCVFSLYDTAYMEIFSLWAVSSRKYRGLNFASEDVGTVLAISGIGIFVYQLVIYPFLAKYAGLIKPFRSAAVLSILLVATYPFIANLYGVELKVLINIASLLKNIFAATITTACNILQNTVVRQEQRGVANGISVTLMSIFKAVGPAAAGVLFSWAQKNTTGLFLPGDQILFMFLNMVAIIGLLMTFKPFFSLPSATK, from the exons ATGCATATAATTGTAGGACTAGTAGGCTTGGCTGGCTCTCGGCCAGGGGACTGTTGCGGTGGCGTGCCCTTTGCTGCCGCCTCCGCGGGGGACGGTGAGCAGGTCGTGGTGGTGGGGAATCCAGCGGTGTGCCCGACGGTGGCCGCTTCGGCGAGCGACGGGAGGAGGTCGCAGGTCACCATTTCCAGCGCGGGGGGAG ACGAGAAGAGCGAGGCTGCTGCGGCCGTTGCTGCGCCGCCATTGTTGAAGGGAATGAAGCTTTGCAAGAAGGGGTGCCCCGGGTGCAGGCTGGATGAGatcaacaagaccaagaccggcaTCCCCTACCTCAACTTCTGCTACATCTGGATCGTCTGCCTCTGCTCTA CTCTACCAATTCATTCATTGTTCCCCTATCTATACTTTATG ATTAGAGACTTGAAAGTCGCAAAGCAAGAACAAGACATCGGGTTCTATGCTGGTTTTGTCG GGGCTACTTACTTCCTTGCAAGAACTATTAGTGCTGTGCCATGGGGCATGTTTGCTGACAAATATGGGAGGAAACCTTGCATTGTGATCAGTATCCTCTCAGT GATCATATTTAACACCCTCTTCGGCCTTAGCACGACTTACTGGATGGCAATTGTAACTAGGGGGCTACTTGGGTTACTTTGTGGTATACTAGGACCAATCAAG GCCTATGCTTCAGAAGTCTGCAGGATAGAGCACCAAGCTCTCGGAATTTCTCTG GTTACATCTTCGCGAGCAATAGCTTTTGTTATTGGACCAGCCATCGGAGGATTTCTTTCCCAG CCTGCAAAGAAGTACCCCAATATTTTTTCGGATAAATCCATATTTGGAAG GTTTCCATACTTCCTCCCTTGCTTCGTCATATCGGTTTTAGCGGCAGGTGCATGTGTTGCGTGCATTTGGCTTCCG GAGACTTTGCACATGCACCATGATGACAATGTAGAAGCCATTGATACAATGGAGGCACAAGTTGTTGATCCAAACTTAGTAAATGTGAAAGGTATACAATCTAGACCAGGGAGATTCGCATCTACAAAGAGCCTGCTAAAGAATTGGCAATTGATGTCAGCAATTACCCTCTACTGTGTGTTTTCTCTCTATGATACCGCTTATATGGAG ATATTTTCACTCTGGGCTGTGAGCAGCAGAAAATACCGGGGACTAAATTTTGCATCTGAGGATGTTGGTACTGTGCTAGCTATCTCAG GTATCGGTATATTTGTATATCAACTTGTGATTTATCCCTTCCTTGCCAAGTACGCTGGGTTAATCAAGCCATTCCGTTCTGCAGCG GTATTATCTATACTACTTGTTGCAACATATCCATTCATAGCCAACCTATATGGTGTGGAGCTCAAAGTACTCATCAATATAGCTTCGCTTCTAAAAAATATCTTCGCT GCAACGATTACGACTGCGTGCAATATTCTGCAAAACACAGTGGTG AGGCAAGAACAAAGGGGTGTTGCAAATGGTATCAGTGTTACTTTGATGTCAATCTTCAAAGCAGTAGGTCCAGCAGCAGCAGGAGTTTT GTTTTCATGGGCTCAGAAGAACACAACGGGGTTGTTCTTACCAG GTGACCAGATCCTTTTCATGTTCTTGAATATGGTGGCAATAATCGGACTCTTGATGACGTTCAAGCCATTTTTCTCACTGCCGAGTGCGACTAAATAA